One Mya arenaria isolate MELC-2E11 chromosome 7, ASM2691426v1 genomic window carries:
- the LOC128241539 gene encoding uncharacterized protein LOC128241539 isoform X2, giving the protein MLYNVENNIIYINMFFRHNYSTEKYEDDNLDSVLCLFHNTARYCPSYCAKQYFRHDATDPFAGARSVVVGKSTSNQRIERWWGTLRQNGIHWWINFFKDLRDTGTFNELDAIQCENLKFCFMDLIQTELDRIAQQWNVHEIREQTNSSVIGGKPDTLFFIPGLFETHDFGNAANLNDVNVCKDMYSRPKRHCEEFKELAHLLKPDLQMPLDAESALRMYTELNNLISRID; this is encoded by the exons ATGTTGTACAATGTAGagaataatatcatatatataaacatgtttttcagaCACAACTACTCGACTGAAAAATATGAAGATGACAACTTGGATAGTGTTCTGTGTCTGTTTCATAATACTGCTCGGTATTGCCCAAGCTACTGTGCCAAG CAATACTTCCGGCACGATGCTACTGATCCGTTTGCTGGGGCTCGAAGCGTTGTAGTTGGAAAAAGCACATCGAACCAGCGCATTGAGAGGTGGTGGGGTACATTACGACAAAATGGAATACATTGGTGGATTAACTTTTTCAAAGACTTACGCGATACAGGGACGTTTAATGAGCTGGACGCAATACAATGTGAGAACTTAAAATTTTGCTTTATGGATCTCATACAAACCGAGTTAGACCGGATTGCACAGCAATGGAACGTTCATGAGATAAGGGAACAAACCAATTCTTCGGTTATTggtggaaaacctgacacactGTTCTTTATACCAGGTCTGTTTGAAACTCACGACTTCGGTAATGCAGCGAACTTGAATGACGTAAATGTTTGCAAAGACATGTATTCGCGTCCAAAAAGACACTGTGAGGAATTCAAAGAATTAGCACATCTTTTGAAGCCAGATCTACAGATGCCATTGGACGCTGAGTCAGCACTACGAATGTATACTGAgttgaacaatttaatttcGAGAATTGATTAA
- the LOC128241539 gene encoding uncharacterized protein LOC128241539 isoform X1: MKMTTWIVFCVCFIILLGIAQATVPRYLPPTSITDKTLLTVEYFQKGFKIYEIVAFLLTRHGIITSLRTVKRILKRLNLKRRNIIYTPLEILSDVINREIQTSGQCIGYRTMWRRLMLDYNMYVKRDDVMEIMRALDPVGVELRKAHRLRRRVYFAKGPNFVWHIDGYDKLKPYGFCIHGAVDGFSRKIIWLEVSDSNNDPRLIARYFLDTLNEHKKVPRILRSDGGTENCIALLLQQYFRHDATDPFAGARSVVVGKSTSNQRIERWWGTLRQNGIHWWINFFKDLRDTGTFNELDAIQCENLKFCFMDLIQTELDRIAQQWNVHEIREQTNSSVIGGKPDTLFFIPGLFETHDFGNAANLNDVNVCKDMYSRPKRHCEEFKELAHLLKPDLQMPLDAESALRMYTELNNLISRID, translated from the coding sequence ATGAAGATGACAACTTGGATAGTGTTCTGTGTCTGTTTCATAATACTGCTCGGTATTGCCCAAGCTACTGTGCCAAGGTACCTACCACCAACATCTATAACAGACAAAACTCTGCTCACAGTAGAGTACTTTCAGAAAGGCTTTAAGATCTATGAAATTGTTGCATTTTTACTGACACGACATGGCATTATAACGTCATTGAGGACAGTAAAGAGGATACTTAAACGCTTAAATTTGAAACGAcgtaatataatatatacacctTTGGAgattttgtctgatgttataaaCAGAGAAATACAAACAAGTGGACAATGCATAGGTTACCGTACAATGTGGCGTCGGTTAATGCTGGATTACAACATGTACGTCAAAAGGGACGACGTCATGGAAATAATGAGAGCGCTGGATCCAGTTGGTGTAGAGCTGCGAAAAGCACATCGTCTCCGCCGGCGAGTATACTTTGCCAAAGGACCCAATTTTGTATGGCATATAGACGGTTACGACAAATTAAAGCCATATGGATTTTGTATTCATGGTGCGGTGGATGGGTTTAGTAGGAAAATAATATGGTTAGAGGTTTCGGACTCAAATAATGACCCACGCTTAATTGCAAGATACTTTTTAGATACATTGAATGAGCATAAAAAAGTCCCTCGAATACTACGTTCTGATGGTGGCACGGAAAACTGCATTGCTTTACTTTTGCAGCAATACTTCCGGCACGATGCTACTGATCCGTTTGCTGGGGCTCGAAGCGTTGTAGTTGGAAAAAGCACATCGAACCAGCGCATTGAGAGGTGGTGGGGTACATTACGACAAAATGGAATACATTGGTGGATTAACTTTTTCAAAGACTTACGCGATACAGGGACGTTTAATGAGCTGGACGCAATACAATGTGAGAACTTAAAATTTTGCTTTATGGATCTCATACAAACCGAGTTAGACCGGATTGCACAGCAATGGAACGTTCATGAGATAAGGGAACAAACCAATTCTTCGGTTATTggtggaaaacctgacacactGTTCTTTATACCAGGTCTGTTTGAAACTCACGACTTCGGTAATGCAGCGAACTTGAATGACGTAAATGTTTGCAAAGACATGTATTCGCGTCCAAAAAGACACTGTGAGGAATTCAAAGAATTAGCACATCTTTTGAAGCCAGATCTACAGATGCCATTGGACGCTGAGTCAGCACTACGAATGTATACTGAgttgaacaatttaatttcGAGAATTGATTAA